The sequence below is a genomic window from Acetivibrio clariflavus DSM 19732.
GCCTCCTACAGTAGTTGGGTATTTCCTGCTCATTTTGCTTGGAAAAAATGGACCAATAGGCAAATTGTTATATTTAGTCGGAATTAAAATAATTTTTACCTGGTGGTCTGCAGTTTTGGCAGCTTCAGTTGTTGCATTTCCGCTTATGTATAAAACAGCAAGAGGCGCTTTTGAACAGGTTGATATAAATATTGTTTATGCGGCGAGGACTTTAGGAGTCTCTGAATGGATGATTTTTTGGAAAGTGATTGTTCCGCTTGCCTGGCCTGGAATAGTAGCTGGAGCTGTTCTGGCTTTTACCAGAGCCCTTGGTGAATTTGGTGCAACACTGATGGTAGCGGGGAATATACCCGGCAGAACCCAGACAATTCCTTTAGCAATATTCTTTTCCGTTGAAAGTGGAGAGATGAATAAAGCATTTATATGGGTAGTATTGATATTTGTTGTATCCCTTGCTGTTATGATATTGATGAACTATTGGAATGAGTATCAAAGAATAAATACTCAAAGGATTGGAAGGAGAAAATATGGAACTGCTGGTGAATATAAAAAAGAGGCTTCCCGGATTCACTTTAAAGGTAAACTTCAAGGCATCAGAGCAAGTCATGGGGTTACTTGGGGCATCCGGTTCGGGCAAAAGTATGACCTTAAGATGTATAGCGGGAATAGAAAAGCCCGATGAAGGGAAAATAGTACTAAATGACCGAGTGCTGTTTGACTCAGAAAAAGGAATTAATATTCCGAGCAGACTGCGGAAAGTGGGGTATCTTTTTCAAAACTATGCTCTCTTTCCTAATATGACTGTGGAAGACAACATTGGATTCGGTCTTCAAAAACTTTCAAAAGAGAAGAGAAAGGCTGTAATACAGGAAAAAATAGAAATGATGAAACTTAATGGTTTGGAAAAGAGATTTCCTTTCCAACTCTCGGGAGGGCAGCAGCAAAGGGTGGCTTTAGCCAGAGCCTTGGCAATAGAACCGGAGATGTTACTTTTGGATGAACCCTTTTCTGCACTGGATGACCACCTGAGATATCTATTGACAAAACAGTTAATAGACACCCTTTCCAATTATCACGGAATTACACTTTTTGTTACACACAATATAGAAGAGGCATTTCGTATTTGCAGTGAATTGACAGTTCTAAATAATGGAGCTGTAGAATCAGCTGGAAAAAAAGAAGATATATTCAGAAATCCTGATAGTCTGTCTGTTGCCCGGATAACAGGATGTAAAAATTTTTCTGCTGCCAAATATCTATCAAATAATGAATTAGAGGCTGTTGATTGGGGCATCAGGCTTAAGACCGATCGTTTGATTACAAAAGAGCTGAAGTATGTGGGTATGAGAGCCCATTATGTCAGATTGGCATTGGAAAATGACAGGGATAATGTTTTTTGTTGCTGGCCAAGTTTTGTTAATGAATCACCTTTTAGAGTTACAGTATATCTTTTTATTGGAAACAGGCCTGAAAGTAAGCAAGATTATCACCTTCAATGGGAAATTCCAAAGGAAAAGTGGATGGAGATTGGAAGGGAACCTTTGCCGTGGAAAATATGTTTAAGTCCTGAAAGACTCATAATCCTTAACAGATAGGTTTTTGTTGAAAAAAAGAATTTCCCGGGAAATATAATTGACTTTTTTATCGAAATATATAAAAAAACATAAAGGTATGAAAAAAGGACTCATTAAGAGTCCTTTTTGGGAAAATGCAATATCATTATTCTACTTTTTTTGCTATGTCATATAGAACCAGATCTTTGTTTTTTTCTTCAGCCCAACGTATTGACCATTCGTTTTCAAACAGAAGCACATATCGGTCATTTTCATCCTGTACAATCATGGTAGAACTGGTAAGGGTAAGTTTCCTTGGGTCGATATC
It includes:
- a CDS encoding sulfate/molybdate ABC transporter ATP-binding protein — its product is MELLVNIKKRLPGFTLKVNFKASEQVMGLLGASGSGKSMTLRCIAGIEKPDEGKIVLNDRVLFDSEKGINIPSRLRKVGYLFQNYALFPNMTVEDNIGFGLQKLSKEKRKAVIQEKIEMMKLNGLEKRFPFQLSGGQQQRVALARALAIEPEMLLLDEPFSALDDHLRYLLTKQLIDTLSNYHGITLFVTHNIEEAFRICSELTVLNNGAVESAGKKEDIFRNPDSLSVARITGCKNFSAAKYLSNNELEAVDWGIRLKTDRLITKELKYVGMRAHYVRLALENDRDNVFCCWPSFVNESPFRVTVYLFIGNRPESKQDYHLQWEIPKEKWMEIGREPLPWKICLSPERLIILNR